The nucleotide window CGTGCCCCTGGGGGAGAGCTTTGTGCTACGTCAGCAAAACGCGTCCACATAGGCGCAATTTGCTGACGTGGCACAAAGCGCTCCCCCAGGGGTGCACTTTACTGGATTTTCCCTCCTAAAATGCGGTCACGTAGACACGTTTTTCCAAGACTGGCCATTTTCCATAAATAATTTGTTAATTggcccattttcataattttgtttgGAAATGGATCTTTTTGGGTAAATGGGTCCACATATCTATTCAAAAATTGAAATCACGGAAGACAAATTTTGAGTATCAATTGAAaatttcaagtttcttttctaacttCCGAATGAATAAAATCCACAATTTCTTTTATCAATTGCaaagaatttagtttttttttcagaacactaaaataaaaacgaaaaggttgatattctttttaaataataaattgagggctGGAGGGGCTATGTGGTGTAGTGTATGTATTTATAGTGGGAACAGTGGGGGAGGTTTGAAGGCCGTGACTCGAAGGGTCAAATTGGGTTAGTGGCAGGCTCGGTGCCGCCAAGCTCCTTGTCTAAATGAGCTTGCCACCTGACTTGAGTTGACCCTTCAGGTCATGGGcctaacatatatattattttttcctttgtttttttaatattttcttatttcaaGCATTGGTAACGACGACACctaccaaaattatttttttagtccAAGACCCAATGATTGGTTGTTGATTTGACGTTGGTATAGCCAAGGGTAATGGCGGCACCGAAGGTTATTATTCATGTAACATCCCGCCCGATGTAGTCCTTGTTGGTGATATGTGTGGGCAGAGTGTTGGTTAAGTATAAGTTAGGGAAGGCTGATTTATGCCCTATCTCTCAGTGTTGTGTTAAGTGTTGGTTTTCACGCCATGATTAGTGGACTGTTTGGCTAATCGGGTAAGTCTATAATAACTTGGTTGAAGGATTCGTCTTTTCACGAAGTATAGGTTACATGTCCATATGTGTTGGCGTGGTCATTGTGGGAAACCCGCCAAACAGTGGATTCTTTTAGTAAGTTTTGTGTAAAGGACCTTCCTATTAGTATCTGCCAATGACGGATTGTTAGGTTGTGAACCCAATAATTTTTGGTATAAGCATATGAGTATACTATATAGTTTTAGTTGGTTCTACCTCACTAGACGAGTTTTTGTTAGAGTTTAAGCAACTCAAATTATTAAgtaagtttaatttaaatatcTATATCTTAACTTGAGGAGAAAGAGAACATTTTAGTtcttaaattttaacaaaatggaataaatatttgaaaattttgagaatggtttttggaaaacaaaaaaatatttttataaaatttgaaaaaaattaaacgagtttttaattttaaatttaattaatgaattcaCCTTAATTTAAATgtcagtttttattttattttttatctttctaTTCTAAAAAAATAGGGTACCAATcatgttttatgtttttataattgaaaataaaaaattatttttaattagcaaaatgtaattttcaatttaaaaacaataaaaatcaaaagtaaaaaaataaaaaaaaacataattatattttcaaaaatcaaactcATAGACTTACTTTTAACAAACAAGTGTAATTTGAATGGAAGTCCAACCATTCAATATTTACCTCAAATAGAATTCCAACCGAAACTCAATTCATGTCTCTAATTTCAATTAAAGTTTCTTAAATTTGCCTTTAGTCTTATATAAGAAAGATAATGCTGACGTGTCAACTCGTTGGTTTGACCAATCTGATAACAGTCAACGACAAGCGGGCTTTGAGTTTGGGCTTCTCCAGATTGTGTCTAAACTAAAACTATTGAGAGACCTCAGGAAACTCCTCGAAGCCTTTCCTTTCTTACATTTGTCCGCCGTTCTTCTCCTTCTTCGTCTCCGCGGCTGGCTGATATAATATTACAAGGTCGAAGAAAAAAGGAAACCAGACAGAGATGGAAGGCAATAAAGAGAAAATAGTAGACGACGTCGGTTCAGTAGCTGAAGCTATATCTGCTGATGACGATAACGCCGCTCCTCTTTATCAAGTCGAAAGCCTCTGCATGCGCTGCACCCAGAATGtacttctttctttctctctctccttttaatatttattatgaatttagttcttttttttttatttcatcattgtcgtttgtatttatttgatttttttatacagGGAATAACAAGGTTTTTATTGACCTCAATTCCTCATTTTAGGAAGGTAATTATCAAAGCGTTGaactcttttcccttttttttagtGATTTATGTTTTTGGCTTTCAGGTCTTGCTCTCTGCTTTTGAATGCCCGCATTGTGGTGAAAGGTAATCTCGTTTGTTACTTACTATATGCTTAAAACTGATGTtccttttgaaaagtttttttaaaCGCTTCTATTTGTATATATTAGGAACAATGAAGTTCAATTTGCTGGTGAAATTCAACCAAAGGGATGCCATTACCGTTTGGAGGTCCAACCAGGAGATCCCAAGGTTGTCGTTAGTTCTTGATTCTAATATAAAGTTCAAtgctttctttatgttttatattgttTTATGTGTTTTTCCGTAAGCTTTGTCTACGATTTGAAGAAGCACTAGCTGTAATAAGTGGTAACTACGCCATACTAATACGTCTCTTTAATGTAGTTGTTTAGCCGACAAGTGGTGAAATCCGAGTCTGCTACCATAAAGGTACATTTTCTTGCAATGATCATGAACTCAATTTTATATTTCTGTTTATGTTTCATCGAGGATTGGCTCCAATATATATGTCTcaactaaaatattttgaattgttcCTTTTTTCCTACATGGTTTATTTCTTCTTGTAGATCCCTGAACTGGATTTTGAGATCCCTCCTGAGGCTCAACGGGGAAGTTTATCAACGGTATTTACTCGATTCTCTTGCCTATTACGTTTATGCTGTATTTATCTGTTCGGTGCTTCACAGAGGCCACCCATTTATCCAATATATATTTTGGATTTTCTTCATCTTATTTTTGCAATCAACTCAGATATTGTCTAATGCTTCTAGGTGGAAGGAATACTAGTACGAGCTATAGATGGACTGCAGGCCCTTCAAGAAGAACGCAAGGTTTATTTTGTGATTGACATTCAATGTTGATTGATGTTATGTAGTTTTCGGTACTTGACCTGATTTGATTTTACTGGACAGAAAGTGGATCCTCAAACTGGAGAGGCAATTGACCAGTTTTTGTTGAAGCTGAGAGCTTGCGGAACAGGGGAGTCACCTTTCACCTTCATCTTGGATGACCCTGCTGGAAACAGCTTTATTGAGAACCCGTAAGAggaaaaactttattttttaatgaccttttatgtttttatttatgtgCTTATGCTTTAGGCATGATGGATTGTTCAAATGAAAAGTAGTCGTTTCCATGTAAATGATCAGAGTGTTTGTCACCGGACAagaactgaaattttaaattctttttgcttattttttagCTTGAACTAGAAAATTTATTTGACTACACTTTTGATTGGATAGCTATAgagttttagaaattttaaaatcttaagttGCCTTAATCTAGCTTACATTAGAATGTTGTAATGTCATCAGGTTTGCTCCATCTCCTGATCCATCATTGAGCATCAAATTCTATGATCGAACTCCTGAACAACAAGCATTGTTGGGATATCTTGTTGACCCGTCACAGTTGAATGCTGATGCAGCTATGGAGGAAACAAGCAATGATGTTGATCAAATAAGAAGACAACCACATGGATCAGTAGGAGCGGCAGCTGGTCAAAAGGCTATTGCTCAGAGTAATAGTGCTGAAATTGTGGAGGCTTTATTCCGGTATTCTGCACCAGAAGAGGTAAGCCAATTTCAACTGTTATATTAGATAGATTCATGGGAAGAAATAAAAGAACCAAATTGATGAGAGGTGAAGACAAGTGATTTTAAGTGTAGTGCATTAACCTCTTATTGTTTGAAttccaaaaacaaagaaagataGGAGAGGGAGAGAGGGATTGTGATTGGCACTGGCAATTTAGTCTCTTCCTTTTCACTTCTCTCCTTAAAGTTGCTA belongs to Gossypium hirsutum isolate 1008001.06 unplaced genomic scaffold, Gossypium_hirsutum_v2.1 scaffold_1047, whole genome shotgun sequence and includes:
- the LOC107896767 gene encoding zinc finger protein ZPR1 (The sequence of the model RefSeq protein was modified relative to this genomic sequence to represent the inferred CDS: added 432 bases not found in genome assembly) is translated as MEGNKEKIVDDVGSVAEAISADDDNAAPLYQVESLCMRCTQNGITRFLLTSIPHFRKVLLSAFECPHCGERNNEVQFAGEIQPKGCHYRLEVQPGDPKLFSRQVVKSESATIKIPELDFEIPPEAQRGSLSTVEGILVRAIDGLQALQEERKKVDPQTGEAIDQFLLKLRACGTGESPFTFILDDPAGNSFIENPFAPSPDPSLSIKFYDRTPEQQALLGYLVDPSQLNADAAMEETSNDVDQIRRQPHGSVGAAAGQKAIAQSNSAEIVEALFRYSAPEEVMTFPSTCGACAARCETRMFVTRIPYFQEVIVMASTCDACGYRNSELKPGGAIPDKGKRITLSVKNINDLSRDVIKSDTASVKVPELDLELASGTLGGVVTTVEGLITKISESLERVHGFTFGDSLDESKKNKWLDFKARLNKILSMTEPWTLILDDALANSFIAPATDDIKDDHQLIFEEYERSWEQNEELGLNDIDTSSADAAYNSTGVTSNENPQE